AAGGTCTGCCCGTGCCCGCAACGCTTCACGACCCCGCGCTAGTTCTCCTCTCGCTTCTCGCCGTCGGATCTCTTGTCTTTGGCGCGCGCGCGATCATCACCACGGGCCGCATTTCCCCGCCCTCCCTCCGAAAGGTGCTCCACGCCGCGGTGGGGGCGTGGACCCTCCTCGTCACCCCCTTTTTCCAGCATCTCGGCTGGGCGGTGGTCCCTCCCGTTCTGTTCGGCGCGCTGAACGCGTCGGGGAAGGCCAAGAGCCTCATGCCGACGATGGCTGAGACGCCCGCGGAGGCACGCGGGCTATGGACGTTCCCGCTCGGGGTGCTCGTCACCTACCTCCTCTTCTGGGAGGAGAGCGGTCGAAGAGCGATTCTGGCAGGTCTCGCGGCGCTCGCCTTCGCGGATCCGATCGCTGCGGTCGTCGGCTCCCGATTCGGTCAACGGCGCTTCCAAGGGTTTGGGCACGGCCGTACCGTCGAAGGGTCGGCCGCGTTCTTCCTGGTGGCCGGAATCGGGATCGGGCTTGTGGCGTCGGGAGGCGGGGGAGAGGCGTTCCCCTGGCGCATGGGGATCGGATGCGGCCTCGCGGGGGCGGCGGCCGAGGCGCTCACGCCGTCCGGATGGGACAACGTGACGATCCCGCTCACCGTCGCCGCCGCTTACAACCTCCTCGCTTGAGATGCTGATCACGGGCGCAACCGTCGTCGCGCTCGCGCTGGCAACGGCCGGTGCCGTGGTCGTTCGGGTCACGGGGCAGGGGACCCGGGCGGGCGCGGGCGCGGGGCTGGTCGTCGCGTACCTCTGCATCCTTGGCCTGGGCCCAGGCGCGCTCCTCCCGCTCGCTGTGTTTGTTCTCGGGGCGGGCGCCCTCACGCGCCTCGGCCGCCCGACGAAGCAAGCTGCCGGCGCCGCCGAGGCGAATGAAGGGAGGCGCGGCGGATGGCACGTCGCGGCGAAGCTCGGCATTCCGGCTCTCCTCGGGATCGCCGGGATCCTAGGGCACCGTGGTCCCCCACTTTCGTTCGCTTTCGCCGCCGCGTTGGCGGGCGCGTTCGCGGATACGAGCGGGACGGAGATCGGGCCTCTGGGAGGCGGCTTCGCGTTCGCGCTCCGCGATGGACGTTTCAGGCGTCTGCCACACGGGACGCCGGGGGGAATCAGCATGACCGGCTTGATCGCCTCGGCGGTGGCGGCCGCTGCCGTGGCCTGGGCCTCGGCCCTCTCGGGGCTCATCGGCGGATCCTCGGGACCGGGCATCGTCGCCGCCGCGGGGTTCAGCGCGGCGTTGCTCGAGAGCGTGATCGCCGCGACGCCGCTGGGCCGGCCGCTCCGACACTTCGGAAGGAACGTCATGGTGTCGGCGGTCGCCTCCGCGATCGGCTACTGGGCGGGTTCGTCGGGTTGGGGAAGAGCGTGACCAAGGAGATCGTCTGCGTCGTGGGGGCTCGGCCGAATTTCATGAAGATGGCGCCAATCCTAGAGTCGCTCCGGCCCAACCCCGAGATCCAACCCTTCCTCGTTCACACGGGCCAGCATTACGACGCGGAGATGTCCCGTGTCTTCTTTGACGAGCTCGGCCTCCCGGAGCCGGATCAAAATCTCGAGATCGGCAGCGGCACCCACGGGCGCCAGACCGGGCAGATCATGAGCGCCTTCGACGCGCTCCTCGAAGGTCGGAGCACGAGCGCCGTGGTCGTGGTGGGCGACGTCAACTCCACGATGGCGTGCGGCCTCGTCGCCGTGAAACGCGGTATCCCCCTGGCGCACGTGGAGGCGGGCCTTCGAAGCTGGGATCGGAGTATGCCGGAGGAGATCAACCGGCTGGTGACCGATGCGGTCTCTGATCTCCTCTTCGCGACCTCCGAGGACGCGGTCACCAACCTGGCCGCCGAGGGCATTCCGGCCTCACGGGTGCGGTTGGTCGGCAACCCGATGATCGACACACTCAGACGGAACGAGCCGGCGGCCCGTGGGAAGCGGACCTGGGAGCGCTTCGGTCTTTCCGAGCGTGGTTACGCGCTCGTGACCCTGCATCGACCGAGCAACGTAGATAATTCCAATAATCTTCGGGCAATCCTTCACGCGCTGGATGAACTTTCCCGACGCATCCCGATTCTATTTCCGGCGCATCCCCGAACGCTGGAGCGAATTCGCCGAGGGGATATCCGGCCGGGCGTCGCGCTCACCCTGACCCGCCCCGTGGGGTACCTCGATTTCCTCAGCCTCATGACGGCGGCCCGTTTCGTTTTGACGGACAGCGGCGGCGTCCAGGAAGAAACCACGGCTCTCGGGGTACCTTGTTTGACGCTCCGCGAAAATACGGAGCGACCGGTGACGGTCTCGGAAGGGACCAACAAAATCCTCGGGGCTGACCCAGCAGCGATCGTGTCCGCCGCTGAGGAGTTGCTCCAAGGGGGCCCGCCAAGCCCTCGTTTTCCAGCATTGTGGGACGGTCACGCCGGCCAACGCATCGCGGCCGAGCTCGGTGAGTTTCTCGGGTGCCCTTGACAGGGTGGAGGGGTGTTGATAGACTCATTCGATGCCAGGTATGTTCAATAGGAGCAACGTGATCCCCGTGTCCTACACGCTGGACAACGGCGGCGTTGGGGGAATGGCTTCCATCTTGCTCCGCGGCCTTTGGATCGGACTCGTGGCGGCCGTTTGGATCGGGATTAGCGTCTCCCCGACCCTCGCCCAGGAGGCCCCTGCGGGCAACGCGAACAACGCAAATAAGAAGATCGAGCGCGGCGACATCATCCGTGTCGATGTCGCGGGCCGGCAAGATCTCTCGGGCCTGTACACCGTGGACAACAATGGGATGATTACGCTCCCGATGGTGGGAACGGTGAGCGCGGGGAGCCGTACGGTCAGCGACCTCACATCGGACCTGTCGCGCCGTTACTCGTTGATTGACCGGGACATCCTGAGAGTCACGGCCTCGCTGGCGGAATATCGGACCGGGAAAATCTACGTGCTGGGCGGGGTCGTCCGACCAGGTGGGTACAGCTTCTCGGAGATGCCGAACGTCTGGGACGCGATCGCGGAGGCGGGAGGGGCCACCCAGGATGCGATCCTGACCGCGGTCGAGATCATCCCCGCGGACCCGAAATCCGGTCGCGCGTCCCGTGCCATCGACGTCGCGGCGGCCATGCAGGCTGGGAGGCTGGACAAGCTCGAGCGGCTTCGTCCAGGCGACACGGTCCGAATTCCAAGGACCAGCGGCCAAGGGGCCGTCGATTCGAACGTCGTCTATATCTTTGGAGCGATCATGACGCCTGGAGCGCACCCTTACGCTCCGGACCTTGTGACGGCGCTCATCCGCGCCGGCGGCCCATCGCCCGACGCGAATCTCAGGAATGTCGAGATCGTGCGCAGGAGCGGGTTGGGCGTCTTGAGCCTCAAAATCGACATGAGAAACTATTTGGGCCGCGGCGACCTCTCGGGAAACCCGGCGCTGCAAACAGGGGACACCGTCTATTTGCCCCGGATGAGGGCCTCTTCCAAGGCGACCACCGTGCTTGCGGTGCTTGCTCCGTTGGCGGCCCTCGTCACATCCATCGTCGTCTTGACCCGTAGGTAGGCAGTCCTGATGGAAAGCTTGGAACAATCCTCCCCGCGTCAAATCGACCTCAGAGCCATTTTCTGGAAGGCCGTTCACTACCGGTGGGTGATCGCATTCCCGATTCTCGCCGTCGGGTGCGCCGCCTTTCTCTACGTCAAGATGACGCCGTCCCGATACGACTCGCACGTGATCATTTCTCTGGGAGACCGCGTCAAGGTATCCGAGGCCCTCGAGCCGTTGGTCAAGACGAGTCAGGGGGGCGATCTCCTCAAGGATCGAATGAACCTTCTGGAAAACCGCATCAACAGCCGGCCGTTCCTGAACGAAGTCGCCACCCGGCTCGGCATCACGCGCGATCCCGTCCTGATCCAGGAGGCGACCGTGGCCGCGGCACGGCTCGGGGACATCACCCCCCAGGAGTACGCCCTCCGCTCGGCTGTGATGTCATTGGCCGGACGCATCAAATTGACGCCCCTGGAAGGCCCGCTCGTGCGTCTCACGGCGAGCGGATCAAGCCCACGATCCGCTCTGAACGTCGCTTCGACCATCGCGACTCTCCTCCTCGAGGAGAATCAGCGTGCCTCGGAGCAGCGGGCGCAGGCGAGAATCGATTTCAGCTCGGAGCAGAGCGCCGTTTACGAGGAGCGCCTGCATAAGTCGGAAGCGACTCTCGAGGCCTTTCAGAAATCGCTGATCGGAAAGGGCATCTCGAGCAACGAGGTGACCGCGGACAACGTCGATCGGGCCAAATCGTTGATCCGGGATAGCGACGAGGAGATCGAGCAGATTCGCGCGCGGCTCCAATCCGGTCGGGCCGAATCGGTGAGCCGCGGGGAGTCGTTCGATACCTCGACACCGCTCTCGAGCCAGACGCTGACGAACCTGGACGTACGGCTGACGCAGCTTGAGATCAATTACGCCCTGGGGGCCCTGCGAGAAGAGGCGCATCCCGGAGGGGTCATTTCTCTCAAGTCCCAGATCGGTCAGGTCCGGCAGCTCCTCTTCCAGGAATGTCAGTCCCTCTCGCTTGCCATCCCGGGCGACATCTCCGACGAAGCCCGGAATGCCGCGGCGGGGGCGGCGCTCGATCGGGCCATCCTGCACTCGCTCCGCGAAAAGAGGGATCGCGTGCAGCGAATGGTTGACGCCTACACTCACAGCCTCGTCGAGTCGCCGTCGCAGCAGATCGAGCTGCAGCGGCTCCAGGCCGAGGTGACGTCGAATCGGGAGCTTTTGCTGGCTCTCCGAAAGGAAGAGTCCTCCTCCAACATTTCCGAGGCGCTGGAGAACAGCCAGCTCGGGCTCCAGATCAGCGTCGCCGAGCCCGCGCAGCTTCCGCTGTCGGCCGCATTTCCGGACCGCAACAAGATCATGGGCACGGCCCTTCTGCTGGGGGTGCTGCTTTCCGTGGGCCTCGTCTTGGGGATCGAGCGGTTTGGCGCGACGCTTCGCAGCATCGAAGACGCCGAACGGGAGTTCAGCGCGCCTGTGATCGGAGCCATTCCTCGGGTCGAGGGGTGGCCACGTCCCGGCTCCTTCCTGATGAACAACTGGCCGATGATGGCCATCATGCTGGTCGTCGTGGCGACAACCGTCCTCTACGTCACCCAGATTGCCATGCACACGAACCGCTCCGCCCGCGTGACAACGTCGGGTCAGCAGCGGTAAGCCGACCTCCGCGCGTGTCCAGAAACCGTCCGCGGACCCTCTTTCAAGACCTGGATATCGACGCGCCTCACGTCACCGAGGCGCGCCGAATTCTTCAAATCCTGAGCCGCAGCCGAAAGGACGGCGAGCGGCGCGTCTATCTTGTGACGAGTGCCTGTGGCGGGGAAGGGAAGAGCACGATTGCCTCGATGCTGGCCCTGGTCGCAGCCCGCATTTTCCACAAAAGGACCCTCATCATCGACGGCGACATGCACCGGCCGACGCTTCACCGGCTCCTGGGGTTGACGCAACACCCGGGACTCTTCGAGGCGCTTCGGGCGCCGGATTCAGAGATCATCGCTCCGCGCGCGACGCCGCTCCCGATGCTCTTCGCGCTCCCGAGCGGGATCGCTCGGGGGCCGATCGCGGGCGCCTACGAGGACGGAGCGTTCCGTACCCTCCTCGATAAATACCGGACCGCCTTTGATCTCATCTTCATCGATGCGGCCCCGGCGGTACCGGCCGTGGAGCCGATCTTGATGGCCGAGCACGTCGACGCGCTGCTGATCGTGGCGATGGCCGGGCGAACGCCCGCATCCTTGGCGCGGCGGCTGCATCAAATCTTGACTCCGATGGCATCCAAGGTCGCCGGTGTGATCCTCAACAACGCGGCCGAAGAGCTGCCCTATTACCACGACTACCGCTATTACGGCTACAGACCGGCATCGGTGCGCCACTCGAAGACGCACCCGCCCGCGGCCAGGTCCGCCGGTTCGCCCGCGCCGCGACGCTAGACCCGTTCCTGAGGAGATCCATGGTCAAGAAGGGTAAGACGGGAAGCTGGGAGGCACGGTTCTTCCGCCGGGTGGAGAACCGCTCCGCCCGCATCGGGATCATCGGACTCGGATATGTGGGACTGCCCCTCGCCGTGGAATTCGCGCGCGCCGGATTTCGCGTCACGGGATTCGAGATCGACGCGAAGCGCGTCGGGATCTTGAATTCGGGGCGTTCGTACATTCAGGACGTGCCGACGAAGGAGCTCGGGCAGCTCGTCCGGAGCGGGATGCTGAAGGCGACGCTGAGCTTCGACTCGCTGCGGCAGATGGACGCGATCGATATCTGCGTCCCGACCCCGCTCCGAAAGACGAGGGACCCGGACGTCTCGTACATCGCGGCGGCCGTCGGCGAGATCGCGCAGCGGCTTCGTCCGGGACAGTTGGTCGTGCTCGAAAGCACGACCTACCCGGGAACGACCGACGAGCTGGTGCGCCCGATGCTCGAGGCGCGTGGACTCCGCGCGGGACGGGACTTTTTCCTCGCGTTCTCTCCCGAGCGGGTCGATCCCGGCAACCCGCGGCACAACACGCGGAACATCCCCAAGGTGATCGGTGGCGTCACCCCGGGCTGCACGCGGGCCGCTTCCGAGCTTTACTCCTCGGTGCTCGACCGCGTCGTCCCCGTGGGCTCGACCCGCGTGGCGGAAATGGTGAAGCTTCTCGAGAACACCTATCGGAGCGTGAACATCGGGCTCGTGAACGAGATCGCGCTCATGTGCGACAAGATGAAGATCGACGTCTGGGAAGTCATCGACGCGGCAGCGACGAAGCCATTTGGATTCATGCCGTTCTACCCGGGGCCGGGGCTGGGCGGCCATTGCATCCCGATCGACCCGTTTTACCTCTCGTGGAAGGCGAAGCAAAGCGGCTTTGAAGCCCGATTCATCGAGCTGGCGGGGCACGTCAACAGCCACATGCCGCACCACGTCGCCGGACTGGTCGCCACGGCTTTGAATCAAAAGAAGAAGTCGATTCGCGGCTCCAAGATCCTGATCCTTGGGGTTGCTTACAAGGCGGACATCGACGACGTGAGGGAATCGCCGGCCCTGGACCTCATCGAGATCCTCGAGAAGGAAGGGGCCCACGTCGAGTTCGCGGACCCGCACGTGCCGTACATTCGCGTCGACGGAGAGAAGCGGCCGGCGCGCCGCCTGAGCCCTTCGGTCTTGCGCGGCGCCGACTGCACAGTGATCGTCACGCGCCATCGCGCGTTCGACTTCGCCGTGGTGGCTTGCCACGCCCGCACGATCGTCGATTGCCGAAACGCGCTCGCCGGCCGGAAACGCTCGGGATTGGTCCGACTCTAGGAGAGCAATGGCACTCTACCTTGTGACCGGCGGAGCCGGATTCATCGGATCCCACATCGCGGCGCGGCTCCTGAAGCTGGGGCACCACGTCCGCGTTCTCGACAACCTGTCCACCGGGAGGAAGTCGAATCTCGACGCGATTCGCGAGGAGGGCCCCAAAGGGAAGTTCGAGTGGCTCGAGGGCGACCTGCGGTCCCTTCCCACATGCCAGCAAGCGTGCGAGGGCGTCGAGTACGTGCTCCACGAGGCAGCTCTCGCCTCGGTGGAGCGGTCGATTCGAAACCCGGTGGAGAGCACCGAGGTGAACGTGGGGGGCCTCGTGAACCTGCTCGTCGCGGCGCGAGAGCGGGGGGTGCGCCGCGTGGTCCTTGCGAGCTCCTCATCGGTCTACGGCGACACGCCGACCCTCCCGAAGCATGAGGACATGGTGCCGCATCCGTTGTCCCCCTACGCGGCCAGCAAGCTCGCGGGCGAGCACTTCGCCTCGGTGTACCAGAAGAGCTTGGGCCTCTCCACCGTCTGCTTGCGGTACTTCAACGTATTCGGCCCGCGTCAGGACCCCAAGTCCGAGTACGCCGCGGTCATTCCCCGGTTCGTCACGGCGCTCCTCAGGAAGGAGCGCCCCATCGTGTTCGGGGACGGCGGCCAGACTCGCGACTTCACGTTCATCGACAACGTGGTGCAGGCGAATCTGGACGCGTGCACCCGGCCCGAAGCGGGCGGGCAGTCGATCAATATCGCGGCGGGAGAGCAGAACTCGCTCCTGCAGCTCCTCGAGCAGCTGGGCTCGATCCTCGGCGTGAAGGCCGATCCCGAGTTTCGACCGCCCCGTGCCGGGGACGTCCGAGACTCCTTTGCCGACGTCTCGAGGGCGACCCGACTCCTCGGCTATGCGCCCGCGGTGAATTTCCGGGACGGCTTGACTCGCACCGTGGAGTACTACCGGAGTGGCGGCGCGTGACGCCCGCAGCCGGCGCGGCCTCCTGAGGGTATCCCCAGAATGTGCGGCATAGCCGGGATCTGGAACCGGGACTCACGCGAGCCGGTCGCCCCGTCGTCATTACGGGCGATGGTGGCCTCGATCGCTCACCGTGGCCCCGACGACGACGGCGTGTTCCTCGATGGCGATCTAGGGCTGGGCCACGACCGCCTGAGCATCATCGATCTCAACTCCGGCCAGCAGCCGATGAGCAACGTGGACGGAACCACCTGGATCGTCTTCAACGGCGAGATATTCAATTACGTCGAGCTCCGGGCGGAGCTCGTCGCGCGGGGGCATCGGTTCAGGACCACCTCGGACACCGAGGTCATTCTCAACCTCTACGAGGAGCGCGGCGCGGATTGCGTCTCTTCGTTCAACGGCCAGTTCGCCTTCGCTCTCTGGGATACGCGAACGCGCTCCCTCCTGCTGGCGCGGGATCGCCTCGGGGTGCGCCCGCTCTTCTACACATGGCACGGCGGCGGCATCCGGTTCGCCTCGGAGATCAAAGCGCTCCTGACCGATCCGACGCTTCCACGTCGGGTCGACCCGATCGCGCTCGATCAGATCTTCACGTTC
Above is a window of Candidatus Eisenbacteria bacterium DNA encoding:
- a CDS encoding DUF92 domain-containing protein — encoded protein: MLITGATVVALALATAGAVVVRVTGQGTRAGAGAGLVVAYLCILGLGPGALLPLAVFVLGAGALTRLGRPTKQAAGAAEANEGRRGGWHVAAKLGIPALLGIAGILGHRGPPLSFAFAAALAGAFADTSGTEIGPLGGGFAFALRDGRFRRLPHGTPGGISMTGLIASAVAAAAVAWASALSGLIGGSSGPGIVAAAGFSAALLESVIAATPLGRPLRHFGRNVMVSAVASAIGYWAGSSGWGRA
- a CDS encoding UDP-N-acetylglucosamine 2-epimerase (non-hydrolyzing), whose protein sequence is MKMAPILESLRPNPEIQPFLVHTGQHYDAEMSRVFFDELGLPEPDQNLEIGSGTHGRQTGQIMSAFDALLEGRSTSAVVVVGDVNSTMACGLVAVKRGIPLAHVEAGLRSWDRSMPEEINRLVTDAVSDLLFATSEDAVTNLAAEGIPASRVRLVGNPMIDTLRRNEPAARGKRTWERFGLSERGYALVTLHRPSNVDNSNNLRAILHALDELSRRIPILFPAHPRTLERIRRGDIRPGVALTLTRPVGYLDFLSLMTAARFVLTDSGGVQEETTALGVPCLTLRENTERPVTVSEGTNKILGADPAAIVSAAEELLQGGPPSPRFPALWDGHAGQRIAAELGEFLGCP
- a CDS encoding CpsD/CapB family tyrosine-protein kinase; its protein translation is MSGPQQDHGHGPSAGGAAFRGPRLGDRAVWRDASQHRRRRTGVQRACDRSHSSGRGVATSRLLPDEQLADDGHHAGRRGDNRPLRHPDCHAHEPLRPRDNVGSAAVSRPPRVSRNRPRTLFQDLDIDAPHVTEARRILQILSRSRKDGERRVYLVTSACGGEGKSTIASMLALVAARIFHKRTLIIDGDMHRPTLHRLLGLTQHPGLFEALRAPDSEIIAPRATPLPMLFALPSGIARGPIAGAYEDGAFRTLLDKYRTAFDLIFIDAAPAVPAVEPILMAEHVDALLIVAMAGRTPASLARRLHQILTPMASKVAGVILNNAAEELPYYHDYRYYGYRPASVRHSKTHPPAARSAGSPAPRR
- a CDS encoding nucleotide sugar dehydrogenase — translated: MVKKGKTGSWEARFFRRVENRSARIGIIGLGYVGLPLAVEFARAGFRVTGFEIDAKRVGILNSGRSYIQDVPTKELGQLVRSGMLKATLSFDSLRQMDAIDICVPTPLRKTRDPDVSYIAAAVGEIAQRLRPGQLVVLESTTYPGTTDELVRPMLEARGLRAGRDFFLAFSPERVDPGNPRHNTRNIPKVIGGVTPGCTRAASELYSSVLDRVVPVGSTRVAEMVKLLENTYRSVNIGLVNEIALMCDKMKIDVWEVIDAAATKPFGFMPFYPGPGLGGHCIPIDPFYLSWKAKQSGFEARFIELAGHVNSHMPHHVAGLVATALNQKKKSIRGSKILILGVAYKADIDDVRESPALDLIEILEKEGAHVEFADPHVPYIRVDGEKRPARRLSPSVLRGADCTVIVTRHRAFDFAVVACHARTIVDCRNALAGRKRSGLVRL
- a CDS encoding SDR family oxidoreductase, which encodes MALYLVTGGAGFIGSHIAARLLKLGHHVRVLDNLSTGRKSNLDAIREEGPKGKFEWLEGDLRSLPTCQQACEGVEYVLHEAALASVERSIRNPVESTEVNVGGLVNLLVAARERGVRRVVLASSSSVYGDTPTLPKHEDMVPHPLSPYAASKLAGEHFASVYQKSLGLSTVCLRYFNVFGPRQDPKSEYAAVIPRFVTALLRKERPIVFGDGGQTRDFTFIDNVVQANLDACTRPEAGGQSINIAAGEQNSLLQLLEQLGSILGVKADPEFRPPRAGDVRDSFADVSRATRLLGYAPAVNFRDGLTRTVEYYRSGGA